DNA sequence from the Deltaproteobacteria bacterium genome:
TTCAAGGTCGCCAAAGGCGAAATCCTCGGCTTTCTCGGTCCGAACGGCGCCGGCAAGACCACCACCATGCGGATGATCACCGGCGTGCTCCCACCGACTTCGGGTACGGTGAAGGTGGCCGGCTTCGACGTCTTCGAGCAGCCGATGGAAGTGAAGAAGCGCATCGGCTACCTGCCGGAGACGCCGCCGGTCTACACGGACATGACCGTGCGCGCGTACCTGCGCTTCGTCGCCGAGATCAAGGGCGTTTCGCGCAAGGCGCGGGAAGCCGAGGTGGATCGGGTGGCCGTCAAGACCAATTCCGACAAGTTCGTCCACCGCGTGATCGGAAACCTCTCCAAGGGCCAGCGCCAGCGCGTCGGCCTGGCGCAGGCGCTGCTCGGCGACCCGGAGGTGCTGATCCTCGACGAGCCCACGATCGGTCTCGACCCTGCCCAGATCATCGAGGTGCGCGAGCTGATCAAGTCGCTGGCCGGCAAGCACACCATCGTGCTCTCCACCCACATCCTCCCCGAGGTGGTGGCCACCTGCCAGCGCGTGCTGATGATCGCCCAGGGCAGGATCGTCGCCGACGATACGCTGGCCGGACTGCAGAAGGCCCACGCCAGCGCCGCCACCGCCGACGGCGGGATGGGGCCCGCTCCCTCTCTCGAAGAGATTTTCCTCAAGCTCACCTCGGCCTGACCGACCATGAAAAACGCCATCGCCATCGCCAAGAAGGAGCTGAACATCTACTTCGCGACCCCCATCGCGTACGTGATGTTCACGCTCTTCGTCGTCATCGGATCGTACTTCTTCCTCCGCCTGCTCAACGCCTACGAGCAGGCCTCGCTGATGTACATGCGCTTCAACGCCGGCGAGATGGCCAACCGCCTGAACTTCCAGGATGCCATCTTCCGCAACCTGTTCGGCAATCTGGGAGTAATCCTGATCTTCATCGTGCCCTTCCTCACCATGCGGCTGGTGGCGGAGGAGAAGCGGCAGAAGACCATCGAGCTGC
Encoded proteins:
- a CDS encoding ABC transporter ATP-binding protein, coding for MIEVSHLLKSYRDLKAVNDVSFKVAKGEILGFLGPNGAGKTTTMRMITGVLPPTSGTVKVAGFDVFEQPMEVKKRIGYLPETPPVYTDMTVRAYLRFVAEIKGVSRKAREAEVDRVAVKTNSDKFVHRVIGNLSKGQRQRVGLAQALLGDPEVLILDEPTIGLDPAQIIEVRELIKSLAGKHTIVLSTHILPEVVATCQRVLMIAQGRIVADDTLAGLQKAHASAATADGGMGPAPSLEEIFLKLTSA